In Mucilaginibacter sp. KACC 22063, the genomic stretch TAAAATGGCATCTATTAATAGATGTATTGCTTTTCCTGGGGTTGTCTGCCGGTTTAATCATTGCACGCTGGAAAGATCTTCCGATATCTAAAAAAGACGAAGAAACATACTCACGCGAATTTTGGCTGTTTGTAGGTTCCATATTTTTGGCGCTTTCATGCTTCCATTTGGTATTGGTAACATCAATACCGGTTTGGAACTGGATATTTGGTACCAAGCTTGCACCACCAGCAGAGCCGGTGAAACATTATAATGTAATACAGGCATCATTTGCTGTAGTAATTACCTTGCTTACAGGTTTCACACAATTCCTGAAATATAAAAATACCGATGTAACCCGCTTTTTTATTACTACGCTTGTTTACCTGGCGTTCTCAGCTGCTTTAGGCGGACTGATTGTTTACACCACCGGTGTTTACAAACTACATTTTGTGTTCTCGCTGGTAATGATCGGGGCCATTTATTCGATCATGGCTAATGCCAAGGTTTTGGCTGATGCATTTAAAGGCAAATTTAAACTGGCAGGATCGGCTGTGGCGCACATCGGTTTTGGTTTGATACTGGTAGGTGCTTTGATAGCTGCTGGTACCAGCACAGTTGTATCTCAAAATAATAGCGGCATTGGTTTTGGCGACGAGTTTGCCAAAGCAAGTAATCCTAAAGAAAACATTATGCTGTATAAAAATCAGCCTATTAAAATGGGCGATTATACAGTAACCTATACCGGCGATTCTATTGTTGCGCCTAACCACTACTTTAAGGTTAACTACAAAAAGTATGATGCGGCTGGGAAAGTAACCGAAGACTTTACGCTGAAGCCAAACTCTCAGGCTAATCAAAAAATGGGTTTGGTATCATCACCTGATACTAAACATTACCTTTTCCATGATTTGTATACACACGTTACCATGGCACCGATCAAAGATGATCTGAACCCTGATAACGATAACCACACGGAAGAAGAGGATAATAAAAACTATGACGCGCCGATATCGCACATGGTTTCAACAGGTGATACGGTGCGTTTCCGCGAAGGGTATATGGTATTGCGTGGCTTAACTAAAGAAACCAAAGTACAAAACATTCCGCTGAAAGGAAATGATGTTGCAGTGGGGGCAGTGCTTGATGTAGTATCGCACGGTAAAACTTACCGCACCGAACCTATCTACATGATTAAAGATGGTAATGTTTTTGATTTTGCCCGCAAGGTTGACGATGCAGGTTTAAAGGTACGTTTCTCTAAGATTTTGCCTCAGCAGGATAAAGTGGAGCTGATGGTGTTTCAACAACCAGAAAGCAAAAAGCCTTACATCGTAATGCGTGCCATTAACTTCCCGTTCATCAACTTCTTCTGGTCTGGTACTATTATTATGGTTATCGGCTTCCTGATGGCAATTTTCCGTAGGAATAACGAATTATCCAGGGCAGACAAATCACCGAAAGCCCAACGCGAAAAGCAACTTGAAAAAGCATAACAAATTAACTGCCTCACATAATGAGGCAGTTTTTGTTTACAGCCATCTCTCTCTCTTGTGATTTAATTAATTTTGCAGCATGCGCATCACATTTATAGGATCGGGCAACGTGGCTACGCATATGGCAGCTGCGTTAAAAAATGCCGGTCACAGTATTTTGCAGGTTTACAGCCCTAATATGCACAACGCTGCTATGCTGGCTTACCATGTTGGAGCAGAGGCGATAAGTGATATGAAGGATATGAATGCTGAGGCAGACCTGTATATCGTCTCTGTAAAGGACGATGCCATCGAAACAGTTGTGCAGCACCTGTCAGCCTTTAACAAGTTAATTGTACATACTTCTGGAGCTACATCTTTAAATACTTTGAGTGTACATACGCAAAATGCAGGCGTTTTTTATCCGCTGCAAACCTTTAGCAAGCAAAAGAAAGTCAGTTTTTGGTCAGTGCCTTTATGTATAGAAGGTGCTTCAGAGGAAATCACACAACAGCTTTTCGAGCTGGCACATACCATCAGTAATAATGTTTACAGGGTAAGTAGTGACCAGCGTAAGATATTGCACCTGGCGGCAGTATTTGCCTGTAACTTTCCTAATTATCTGTATCATGTGTCGCAGCAGTTGCTGGCACAGCATCAGCTTGATTTCGACTTGTTGAAGCCATTGATTAACGAAACGGCAGATAAAATACAAAGTGCCTTGCCGGTTGATGTACAAACCGGGCCAGCTATCAGGAATGATGAGCAAACCATGCAGGCGCATATCAACTTGTTGGACAACAATCCTTTTTTACAAAATCTTTACCTTTTAATGAGTGAAGGCATCATGAAAATGGAGAAAAACTGAACCTAAGGCACCGTAATTTTGTTACTTTTGCCACGATGGATGTTTACAACATTAAAATAAATTTTGAGGAAAAGGGCCACGAGCCAGTTGTGTTGCCTATAGCCGAAGGTGAATCTGTATTGGATGTTTGCCTCGAAAACGGAATTGAGTTACAGCACAATTGCGGTGGTGTGTGCGGTTGCAGTACCTGCCACATTTATGTAAATAAGGGTATGGATAGCCTGCAGGAGATTTCTGATAAGGAAGAAGACTTTATCGACCGTGCAGTTAATCCGCGTATCAACTCACGCCTGGGTTGTCAGTGTGTTGTTATTGATGGCGACATTGAAGTTACCATACCAGATCAGTCACAGTTTTTAGGACACTAATTAACGTATATTACATACGTAAAACGTAAGATATATTATGCACGATAAATTTGCCCTCCCCATTCATTGGAATGATTACGAAGACATAGCCATGGGCTTGTATGAAAAATTCGGCGATGATTTTGATGAATCAAAGATTTACCGTATCCGCTTTACCGATCTTTTAGAGTGGGTTTTAACACTTCCTAATTTTGCAGGCACACGCGAAGAAAGCAACGAAGGCCACCTGGAGCAGATACAAAGCGCATGGGTTTACGAATGGCGCGATAACCAATAATATTTGCCCGATAAAATGCTCGAGAAACTTAAAGATATAACCACCTTTATTTTTGATGTTGACGGTGTACTAACCGATGGTTCTGTTTACGTAATGGACAATGGTGAGCAGTTTCGTCAATTCAACATTAAGGATGGTTATGCCGTACAGCTTGCCGTAAAATGCGGTTATAATGTTTGTGCCATATCTGGCAGCCGCTCCAAAATAGCGCTTCACCGTTTAAACAGCCTTGGGGTTAAGGATGTGCATATAGGTGCACATACTAAAACGCTTAACTTCAAAGCCTATATCGAAGAGAAAAGTATCAACCCGCAAAACGTAATGTACATGGGCGATGATATACCTGACCTGGAAGTAATGAAACTTGTAGGTTTGGCCGTATGCCCATCAGATGCAGCCGAAGAAATTAAAGCTGTAAGCGCCTATATTTCGCCGTTTGCAGGTGGTAAAGGTTGCGTACGCGATGTAATTGAAAAAGTACTCAAAATCCAGAAAAAATGGATGGGAGAGCAGGCGTATAGCTGGTAGAGATACGTTTAGTTTGTAGATGATAGTTCATAGTTTATGCGAGGTATTTGTATAATACTTAATAAACTAATGACCAATGAACTATTGACCAATGAACCAATGACAAGTGATCAATAAATGAAAAGCATTCACAAACTTCCTAAGATCATTCTTGCTTCAAAATCGCCGCGTAGGCAGGAGTTGTTACGTTTGCTTGATGTTGATTTTGAGATTGTGCTGAAAGAAGTGGACGAGTCATATCCTGATGACTTAAGTCCTGAAGAAGTAGCTGTTTACATTGCCGAAAAAAAAGCCAAAGCTTACGATGATACCATAGGCAATGAAATAGTGCTTACCGCTGATACCATTGTTTGTATTGATGACAAGATATTAGGTAAACCAGAGTCTGCAGAACATGCTGTAGAAATGCTGCAAATGTTATCGGGCAGGGTACACCGCGTGGTAACAGGTGTTTGTATTTTATATAAATCTCAATACAATAAGTTTTTTGATGTGTCAGAGGTTTTCTTCAGAAAGCTAACCGATGAAGAGATTAAAACCTATGTTAAGCTATATAAACCTTTTGATAAAGCAGGTGCTTACGGTATACAGGAATGGATAGGCTTAACCGGTATTGAAAAGATCAGTGGCTCTTATACCAATGTGGTAGGTTTACCTACTGAAAAACTCTATCAGCAATTGGTAAGGCTGATTTCCTAATTACCTTCTACAACAAAAGGCGGTCAAAACCGCCTTCCATAATTATTTTACTCTGATCGAATTATTTTTCCTGTTAATATCAGGCAGTGCCGAATCCGGGTCGAGTATTACCTGCGAAACTTCACGCCTGCCCGGTACGTTAAATGTTGCAGATTTATTTTGTATCCAGGTTTCTACAGGTAGTTGTGTGCGCAGTTCGCCGCCATCTTTGTAAATCACTTTTACAGTAACTGGGAAGGCCATTGCTTCTTTATTGGCTATAGTAATCTGCAGCATTTTGTTTTTGTTCACCTCGGTGTAATGTGCATCTATTAAGGCTACATCAAACTGATAGTTGTTTTGATACCAGCCGCGCCAAAACCAGGCAAGGTCTTCGCCTGCGCCATTTTCCATTGAGCGGAAAAAATCTTCGGGCTGCGGGTGTTTATAAGCCCACTGGTGGATGTAGTTTTTAAACGCATAATCAAACCTGTCTTTACCTAATATTTGCTCACGCAAAAGAATTAAACCTAATGCAGGCTTAAAGTAAGTAATAGGGTGGCGGTATTTCTCCGGCGTAGCATCAGCCGTTGTTAATATAACCGGCGCATTGGGATCTGCAATTATCGGGATGATTTCATCGGCAGGGTTACCGCCGCCCGGAGCATATTCACTGTCGCGTTTAGGGGCATATTCACCGTGGTTAAATATATCAGAAGCATACACATCTATAAAAGTGTTAAACCCTTCATCCATCCAGCCATAACGGCGCTCGTCTGACCCGACGATCATCGGGAACCAGTTGTGCCCAATTTCATGAGCCGTAACCCAGAAAAGTTCTTTTCCTTTATCGTTAATACCATCGAAAACAATGCCTGGATATTCCATTCCTCCGGCAATGCCTGCCTCGTTAATGGCAACAGGGTAAGGATACACAAACCATTTTTGCGAAAAATATTCTATAGAACCTTTTAGATATTCGGTGGCGCGTCCCCATGCATCGTTACCTGCACTTTCAACAGGGTAAACAGACATGGCCAGCGACTTCTTCCCGCCGGGAAGATTAACCCTCGCCGCATCCCATATATAGGCAGAAGAAGCACCAAAGGCAACATCGCGTGTATTCTGCATTTTAAAATGCCAGGTAAGCGTACCTTTTTGTACCGGGCGAGAGCTTGCTTTTGTCACTTCCTCAGCGGTACGTATCATCACTGTTTTGTCGCTGTTACGCGCTGCCGTTAATCGGCTGATCTGGGTTGGTGTCAATACCTCGGTAGGGTTAACAAGTTCTCCGGAGCCAGCTACAATCACGTTCCACGGCACAGTAACCTGGTAATCCACATCACCATAGTCTAAATAAAATTCACCGCTGCCTAAAAATGGTAAAGTATCCCAGCCTTGTGAATCATCATATACGCACATGCGTGGGTACCATTGCGCTACTTCATATATTTTGCCGTTTTTAGTATCTGTATAGTCTGTACGGCCGCCAAAATCGCCGGGTATGGTGTATTTGTATGAAATTAAAAGGTTGATTTTGCCACCGGCAGCCAAAGCTTTATTCAGCCTGATCTGCATGCGGGTGTCGTTTACAATGTAGTCGGCTTTTTCGGTTTTACCGTTTTGGCTGATCTCAACAGATTGCAGATTGTAACCGCTTGTATGCTGCGTTGGCAAATTGCCGGTGTAAAAGTTTGACCGCGCACCAGAGCGGTATGTATTTTGGTCAAGCTGTAGCCATAGGTACGGCAAAGCGTCGGGACTGTTGTTAGTGTATGTAATGTTTTCAGTGGCCGTAATGGTTTTAGCAGTAGTATCTAAAGTAGCTTTTAAAACATAATCGGCACGGTTTTGCCAATATTTAGCACCAGGATTGCCATTGGCCGAATGATATTCGTTACCTCTTTGTTGGTAAAAAAGCGGAGCAAAAAGAGCAGCAGGGTTGTAGTTAGTGGTTATTGTATCTCTTGTGCGATTTTTACGGCTTTGAGCATTTACGTAATTTGTAAATAATAAAGCAGTGGCACAGCAAAGCAGCGTAAATTTGAATCTCATAAAGGTAGCAGAAAAAGAATGGCACAATATACGAAACCATTTCCCTATCTGAAAATCATGCCTTTTAAGATGTTTCTATATACAATCCATGTTATAACTCTGTATAGAGTTCGCCAACGTTGATCTGATTAATCCATTCGCTTACAATACCTTCAATCTGAATGATCCTTGCAGCAAGGGTTTTGATATGATTGTAATGTTCTTCCCCAATGTTTACACTTAACAGGTCAAGCCTTATTTGCCAGTCAAGTTCCTGTTTAACTTGCTGTTGCTCCTGCATCAGTTGCAGGATGGTGTTTTCATTTGGGTGCATGTTTATTTTTACTGGCTTTTACTCTTAAAGGTTGCAATTGATTTTCAAAATTCATGGTATGCAAGGGTTCAATTACATAAATAAAGTTTTGTAAATCACCGGGTTCAAGTCCGAATAATTTCTCAAGTATTACAACCTTCTCATGGGGTATATCCTGTAAATCGTCGATCTTTATATTTCTATAATTGTTAAGTGTCTTCTGACTGACACTTAGCAGTTGGGGTATTAAAAGCATAACTTTTTTGTACTCCGAAACGGAAAACTTGTTAAGCAGCTCGTTTATCCGGTACTTAAAAACTGTTTTGTGCATCGGCTTTGGTAAAAATTTTCTATGTTTAGGCAAACATTTGCCTCACTAAACTATAATAAAGTTAAGCAAAGGCAAAATAATTTTCAACTTTTTTATAGTTTTTATTGTACATGGCTGAAAACCAACACGATAAATTATTTAATATTATAGAATCTAACATCAGGCAGCATGCACGGTATCAGAAAATTACATTATCTGAGCTTGCATCAGCTATTGGCATGACTGAAGCAGGTTTTTATAAGATGTTATCGTCTGAAAGTATTAAGGTTAAAACTTTAAAAAAGTTGTCTGAAGTACTACATCAGCCTATCGAAAGTTTTTTTGAGGAATTCATTCTTCCAACAAAAGGTATACGCTCATACACCAAAAAACATTTATCAAACTATCACATAGCGGCAGAACCACAGGCGGCTTATGGCAATGACAGGGAGATATTACTAAAGCAAATAAAACTGCTTGAAAGCCAGATAGAAGATAAGAACAAGATCATTGAATTGCTGAGCAAAGGCTAAATAACGCCTGCTACACGCACCTTTGTAATCACTATCCTTCTTTGGATGCGTTCTGCAAGCTTAAATCTTTTGCACAAATATATAAACGTGATGATCAGCATATATTTTTTCTCAAGATACACATTAAAACGAAATTTAATTAACCTGGTTTAAACTTTTGTAAAAAAGTTGTTATAAACGCTTTTCCGGTTTGCCAACAGCTTTCTTTATAATATAAAGCCCACTTATCAATCATGAAAAAGCTGTTCATATCGGTTCTGCTCCTTTGTTCCTTTAAAACTTATGCTCAAAACAATACCATTCACCGTAGGGCTGTATTAGTGGATACGCACAATGATGCTTTATCTAACCAGTTGATAACCAAAGTTGATTTAGGCAAATTGCAGCAGGACGGTAACCTTGATTTGGTAAGGGCAAAAGAAGGCGGCCTGGACGTGCAGGTTTTCTCTGTTTGGTGTGGTTCGCAATATGGTAATGGGACTGCTTTTAGATTTGCTACCCGCGAAATAGATTCGCTATACGCTTTGATAAAGCGTTACCCGCGCAAGATAAGAATGATAAACAAACCTGTTGACCTTGCAATTGCACAGCGCAACGGGCAGTTGGGTGCCATGATTGGTGTTGAAGGCGGACATATGATAGAAGACCGGCTGGATTATATAGACAGCCTTGCCAGCCGCGGTATGTGTTATCTTACGCTTACCTGGAACAATAGTACCAGTTGGGCGACTTCTGCTAAGGATGAAACCTTTAAGGCCGACTCGCTGCCACATAAAGGCCTTACCGGTTTTGGCAGGCAGGTAGTTAAACGCCTGAATGAAGTGGGTGTAATGGTGGATGTGTCGCATGTGGGCGAGCAAACATTTTATGATGCTATTGCTGCTTCAACAAAGCCGGTAATTGCTTCGCACAGTTGTGTGTATGCACTTTGCCCGCACCAGCGTAATTTAAAAGATGATCAGCTTAAAGCGATTGCCAAAAATGGGGGAGTGGTATTTGTGAATTTTTACAGCGGATTCTTAGACAGCACTTACATACCGAAGCAGCAAGTGTTCTTAAAAGCACATCAGGCAGAATTAGATTCGCTGATAAAGGTTTACAACGATTTCGACCTGGCAGTTATCAGGCTTAATAAAATTCACAAGCAGGAATCAGATGCCTTAAGGCCACCGCTTAGCTTGCTGATAAAGCACATTGATTATATGGTGAAGCTCATCGGCGCCGATCACGTAGGTATCGGTTCTGATTTTGATGGCGCGGAATCATACCCTTTAGGTATGGATAGCGTAGCAGATTATCCGAAAATTACAGACGAGCTTGCCAAATTGAATTACAGCCCGTCTGACATAGACAAAATATTAGGGCATAATTTTATCCGGGTATGGCAGGCAAACAGGAAGGGTGTTAGTCATTAGTTTATTGGTTCATTAGTCATTAGTGCCATTAGTCATTGATATAATAGTCATTGGTCATTAGTCAATTGTGAAGTCATTTGTCATTAATTATATATCCTAATAACTAATAACCATTAATCTTTACCTATCATCCATGATCTATGAGCCACAAATCTTACCCAAAACAAACTACACTGCTTTGACCCAAAGCGGCTTGAATATTGTACGTTAAAAGCGTAAATTCGCATCATATTTCACATAACATGTCTCAAGAACTTGAACACGTACAATGCCTGATCATCGGATCGGGTCCTGCCGGATACACTGCTGCCATATATGCCGCCCGCGCTGATCTTAAGCCTGTATTATACACTGGTATGCTTGCCGGTGGACAGCTTACACAAACTACAGATGTAGAAAATTTTCCAGGCTACCCTAATGGAATTATGGGCCCCGAAATGATGGAAGATTTCCGCAAACAGGCTGAGCGTTTTGGTACTGATATCCGTTTTGGCTATGTAAGTTCTGTTGATTTCAGCAGCCTGCCGCATAAAGTGGTGGTTGACGAAACTGTTACCATTTTAGCTGATACCGTAATTATTTCTACAGGTGCATCTGCAAAATGGTTGGGCCTGGAGTCTGAGCAAAAATATAACGGCTTTGGTGTTTCTGCCTGTGCCGTATGCGATGGTTTCTTTTTCCGCGGACAGGACGTAGCCATTGTAGGCGCTGGTGATACTGCTGCCGAAGAAGCTACTTACCTTGCCAAACTTTGCCGTAAGGTTTATATGCTGGTTCGCCGCGATGAGTTCCGTGCTTCAAAAGCTATGGCAACCCGCGTAATGAATACCCCTAATATTGAAATAATTTATAACACCGAAACAAAAGAGATTGTAGGCGATGGCCAAAATGTAACCGGTGTAAGGGTACATAATAACAAAACTAACGAAGAATCTATACTTGATGTAACAGGTTTCTTTGTGGCTATCGGTCACCACCCAAATACAGATATTTTCAGAGGGGTAATTGATATGGACGAAACCGGTTATATCATTACAAAACCGGGCAGTACAGAGACTAACGTAGAAGGTGTTTTCTGCTGTGGTGATGCTCAGGACAATATCTATCGCCAGGCTATAACTGCTGCAGGTACAGGTTGTATGGCAGCGCTTGATGCCGAACGTTATTTGGCAGCTAAAGAAGCTGCTGCAATGGAAGCTTAATCAGCATTCAATTCATAATCAAAAGCCACCTATAAAGTGGCTTTTGTGTTTTATATCCTTTTCTGTATTTGCCAGCGATGGCCAAAGGGATCATCAAATTCGCCCTGGCGATAGCCGTAATCAAAATCCTGTACGGGAGAAACAAGCGTAGCGCCGTGTGCTATGGCTCTGTCTGTAAAGGCGTGTACATCATCAACAAATAAGCCTATTTCACAGCTCACGCCTTTCAATGTTTTCGGATCAAATTTGCCTCTGCCTTCCTGATGCAGATGAAAAAGTGTACCCTCAAGCGAAAGCTCTACCACATGCAGGCTGCCATCATCATTAGTGATTCGCATTACTTCGGTAGCGCCGAGCCCGTTTATGTAGAAGTCAATATTGATTGTACCATCCGGAATGGTAAGCACAGGCGCAAATACAGGTTTCATGATTGATGGTATTTGATTAATAGTGGCGTTATATCACAATAAATTTACATCCCTTAAATTTGAAAATCAACACCTATATTTCTCATTACGCGCAAAAATCTGTTAAATTCACGGTTTTTAAATTAATCACCCGGTTAATACTTAGATTAAATAATGAAGAGACCTTTATACATCGTTCTTTTAGTAATTACTATTTTAACAACTTTAACGTCTGTGTCTATGGCTCAGGAGGCAGATCCATATGCAAGCATTATACCTGCACCAGTTAAGCTTACTAAAAGTGCGGGTAGTTTTGTGCTTAGCCAGCAAACCAGAATTTTAGCCGATACGCTAAATAACAAAGCGGTGGTTTTCTTCACAGATTTGCTTAAAAATAAATGGAACCTGCAAAACCAGCTAAGCCTTAATACGGGTACAACTGGTGCAAACATCATTGTGCTTACTTCAACCGGTACCGAGGGCTTACCAGCAGAAGGTTACCGTTTAACCATTACCCCGCAACAGGTAATTGTAGCAGGTAAAGGGGCAGGCTTATTTTATGGTATACAAACGCTGATGCAACTGCTTCCACTTGAGAAGGCTGGCAGTGTAAACCTGCCTTGTTTAACAATTGAAGATTATCCGCGTTTTGGTTACCGTGGTATGCACCTCGATGTATCACGCCATTTTTTCTCTGTGGAAATGGTGAAGAAGTACATCGACCTGATGGCTGCTTACAAGCTGAATACTTTTCACTGGCACTTAACCGACGACCAGGGTTGGAGAATCGAGATTAAGAAGTATCCTAAACTTACGCAGGTGGGTAGTCAGCGTGCGCAAACGGTGATCGGTAATTTCCACGACCGTGTTCCGCAGCAATATGACAATACGCCGCACGGTGGCTTTTATACGCAGGATGAGGTACGCGATGTGGTTCGTTATGCAGCAGAAAGATATATTACCATCGTACCTGAAATTGAAATGCCGGGCCATGCTACAGCCGCATTAGCTGCGTACCCGGAATATAGTTGTGATCCTGATAAACAATACCAGGTAGCGCAAACCTGGGGCGTTTTTAAAGATATTTATTGCCCTACTGATAAAACGTTTGCGTTTTTAGAAGATGTGCTTACCGAAGTGATGGAGCTTTTTCCTTCAAAATTTATTCACATAGGTGGCGACGAAGTGCCTAAAGATGCATGGCAAAAATCTGCTTTTTGCCAAAGCCTCATTAAACGCCTGCATCTTAAAAATGAGCATGGCCTGCAAAGCTATTTTATACAGCGCATAGAAAAGTTTGTAAACTCAAAAGGCCGCAACATTATAGGATGGGATGAGATTTTAGAAGGCGGCTTAGCGCCGAATGCCACAGTGATGAGCTGGCGTGGAGAAGCTGGCGGCATAGAGGCCGCAAAGCAGCATCACAATGTAATTATGACACCGGGCAGCGGTGGCTTATATTTTGATCATGCGCAAGGTAAATCTGATAAAGAGCCTGTTGGTATCGGCAACTATGCGCCATTATCAAAAACTTACAGCTATAACCCAACACCTGCCGCATTAAGTGCAGACGAACAGAAATATATTAT encodes the following:
- a CDS encoding family 20 glycosylhydrolase, whose protein sequence is MAQEADPYASIIPAPVKLTKSAGSFVLSQQTRILADTLNNKAVVFFTDLLKNKWNLQNQLSLNTGTTGANIIVLTSTGTEGLPAEGYRLTITPQQVIVAGKGAGLFYGIQTLMQLLPLEKAGSVNLPCLTIEDYPRFGYRGMHLDVSRHFFSVEMVKKYIDLMAAYKLNTFHWHLTDDQGWRIEIKKYPKLTQVGSQRAQTVIGNFHDRVPQQYDNTPHGGFYTQDEVRDVVRYAAERYITIVPEIEMPGHATAALAAYPEYSCDPDKQYQVAQTWGVFKDIYCPTDKTFAFLEDVLTEVMELFPSKFIHIGGDEVPKDAWQKSAFCQSLIKRLHLKNEHGLQSYFIQRIEKFVNSKGRNIIGWDEILEGGLAPNATVMSWRGEAGGIEAAKQHHNVIMTPGSGGLYFDHAQGKSDKEPVGIGNYAPLSKTYSYNPTPAALSADEQKYIIGVQANMWTEYIATDSKLEYMLLPRMLALAEVAWSPLANKNFTDFSATRLPKHLAAIDKSGTNYRVPTAIGAPDSIMVGTALNVNMKSPVAGAKVYYTIDDYTPRETDLLYEHPFTLNVPVGNYRQLQTIVITPAGHRSVTTKGTIYNYAALPAVNYQPTKQGLKYQLVAGSFKNTDQINLSAVTDTGLVKGFYTTDFKKANRNGFGIIYDGYIRIDNDGKYIFSTKSYDGSVLMIDDQLVVDNDGKHSLFEKGGEVLLQRGYHRFRVRYFDKGSSGTLQVYWTQPGKIKMDLTSDFLFN